From the genome of Alicyclobacillus sp. SO9:
TCTGCCTCTATTAGGTCCAGTAAAACTGTCTCTGCTCCACCAACATACGCTACGTTATTTATAACAAAAATGTTTCGTGATTTCCCCATACTATCGCTCGCCCAATAAGGTCTTGTAGACATGAAGGGTTTTCTCCGCAACCGCATCCCAATCGTACTTGTTGGCCAGCGCCTCGCGGTCGGACTGCGCAGGACGTTTGCTATTTAGCTTGCTTAAGATTGCTTTGCCTAAGTCGTCCACGTCATACGGATCAATGTAGGAGGCGTTTGAACCTAAATACTGCTCTGCTCCTCCGTATTTTGTAATCACGATGTTAGCTCCTGCCAAAAATGCTTCAAGGGCTGCAATCCCCGGTGTTTCTTCTCTCGAGGGCAGACAGAAGACATGACTCGCTGCATATGCACTAGCCAACAAGGGGTCGTCATGGGTAACGGGCCCCAAAAAACTAACGTCTGCATTGACCGCTTCATCCCTACACATCTTTACGTACGCTGGATCGACACTGAGGTCTCCAATAATTATTAACTTGAAACCGAACTTTTTAGCTGCACGAATGAGTGTAAGTTGATTCTTTCGAGGCTCCAGTCTTGCAACGTTCAGAACGAAATCACCCTCTGGGAGATAGCGTTCATTGAATAGGTTCCCCTTCGAGTGCAAGAACTTGCGCTCAACGGCGTTGGGAATAATTTCAAATTTATCAGCGTCCAGGAATCTAAATGTATCTAGGACCAGTTCCTGTTCAGCAATAGTATTGGGCAACAAAAGGTTGGCTCCCCGCATTAGTTCCGGAAGCCACTTGTATCTCCCCTGAAGCAGGCGTGAAGTCCGTCCATTTCTCATGAGCGAGACCATCAGTTTTCTATGGGTCCTGCGCAATGGCGAGGTTCCAGTCGATGCATATATGGTAGATACAACATACGGAATCCCAGCGTCGATACAATAGTCTACAATTCCCTTGTATAGTGAACCGTGAGGGCCAAAAAGGTGTACGATATCCGGTGGCGGACCCTTATAAGCCGGGGTTGTAATCACGTCCACTCCCTTTCTCCTCAGAGCATCCGCCGTCTCCAAGAATTGTATTTCCCCACCCCCGAGATACATGATTGGGTGGGTAAACACTCTCACTTTCATCGAGCAACCCCCTCTTGTTCTTTATAACCTCGCTTCAGTTTTCTCAGCTTGTCAGTCCCACTAAGGGTCATCCCTATGAGTATCCAACCGATACTTGCGGCAGTATCCGTTAGCATTTCCTGAGATATCACTCCCGTAATCACTAGACTGACGACAATTGCAGCTCCCATATAGAAATTATATGGGATTCTATCAATGGTCAAAAATACCTCAATGAGCCACCACACAAAGGCTGCAAGAATCGGTAAGCCGAATTGCCACCATATTTCCAAATAGGCTCCCTCGGGTCCTCCGCTCGCCCCAACACCGTGTCCAAACGGTATCCCGAACATAGCTGGAATTTGCAAAAATGCATGTAGGTGGATCAACGTTGAACCATTTTGGAGGGTTATAGTACTTATAATCACCTTTGTGGCTGCAACGAACAGGATGCCGATAAGGGCTATAAATAACCACTTGGAAATTGGTTTCCCAATTTTCCGCCTGTAAAAGTAGTAGAACAAAAACTCGACAAATACCATAATGTAAGCCGCACGAGTGTAAGTCAGAGCTACTGCCAACAGGATTATGAGAACAGAACCCAACCAAAGTGCCTTAGAGCGATAGAAATCTCTTGCGAAGAGTGCGGCTCCAAATCCGATTGCCATACTGTAGCCTGCGGCCAGAGGGTCACCGTAAATAGACACCACTCTTCGCAGTAATTGGCCCCCATAGTTCTCATAAAAGTTTCCAGGTAAGCCGCGATATAGATACCCCTTGGGTAAATGCTTGACGTTTATCCAGTAGTTTCCCATATGCATAATGGCCCAGAAATGCCTGCCCAGGAAAAGCGCGTCGATGAGTCCAAATACCGCACCAATGGTCGACAATACCGAAACAGACACGAGAACCCTTCTCATCTCGTCCCGGGAGAAAAAATAGAGATATCCCAGAAACAGAAACACCATGGGTATAAAAACAGTTCTCAAGTTGTAGACAGCCGAAAAAAGCGAAGACCCTCTGTGTAGGGTAAAAACCACCAAGGTAGCTACAACTAGAACAAACGTGGAAATGAGAATAGCCGATCTCAGGTCAAAAACATTTATAGTGCGCAATAATCGTACAGCGAGCAGGATTATCGCTGTTAACTCGGACATTGACAGAATTACCAGCCACATCGTGCTACCACCGCCAAATGCGGAATACATGGCTGGTATCAAAGTATTTTGAACAGCTATCCACGATAGGAGTAATACGAGACTAATGTAAGAATCCAGATATATGATAACGAATGCGAGCAGAACAAAGGGGAGTACAGATAAATAGTGTGCATTGTATACTGCGGCGGCCACAAAGAGCACGCATGCAATGGCAGCTACAAATAGAAAGCGGGTGTTTCGGACCGAAGATGTGAGCAGGGAAGACGTGCTTTTCACTGTGGACACCACCTTTCACTCTCTAAGGAGTCTCTAATAGTTTTGACTAAATCTGTCACTTTGCCATTTACCATACGTAGGATCATCAGCTAAACACAGTGTTTGGCTCATTTCGTTAGATGTTTACAGATTCCGCTTAGACATTCCAGCCGTTGGCGGCTGGAATGTCCCCCTGTCAAGTCTTATCCCCCTTTACGCTCTTGATAAACGCCAGAAAAAAGTACTTAAGTATCCGGAAATCTGATAAATACCTTCGCCACAGCCTGCGTGGTTCTGTAATCAGACGGAAGAGCCACTCCAACCCAACGACCTGCATCCATTTGGGAGCACGCGGAAGCGTTCCGGCGAGAAAGTCAAAGGAGGCCCCAACTCCAATAAGAACAGGAGGTCGTATCTCCTCGCGATGTCTATCAATCCATTTTTCCTGTTTGGGAGCCCCAAGCCCGACCAATAGGACGTTAGCCCCAGAATCATTTATTTTATCGACAATTCTCGCAGATAAAGCACTGTCCATCAACTCCTCAGGAGACGGACAGTACGTAGACACAATATTAGCCCCATGCCATTTCTCCTCTGCGCGATGCTTAGCCAACTCCGCCACACCCGGATTACCTCCAAGAAAAAATATGGCGAGCCCCGCTTTTTCACTCTCTTTACAGATATCCACTACCAAGTCTGCTCCAGTGACACGCTCCGGGAGGGGGTTCCCAATCAGCCTTGAGAGCCAGATGATAGGAGTCCCATCTGGTGTAACCAACCACGCATTGTGAATAATTCTAGCCAGTTCTTTGTCACGTTCGGATTTAAGCAAAATATCAGAGTTGACCGTGACGATCTGTCCCCCACCACACGCCCCGTTCACGCACTCCGAAATAAGTTGCAATACCTCCGCCTTTGTCACCTGCGAGAAGGCGATGTGTTGGATTCTTGTAGTTTTCATCTTGACCTCTGAATAAGTGTACGACCTCTCACTACCAAAGTTCATCTCATACGACTTCCTGCACAATTTTGTCCCACGTCTTCTGAACTGACCGTTTCCAGTCAAATTCCTCCACCCGCTTAAGACCTTTCGCCCTGAACGCACGACACAAGGTCTCGTCAGTCAGCAATTGAGACATTTTCCGCGCCATGTCTGTAACGGACAATGGATCCGCGTAGAGGCACGCGTCTCCCCCAACCTCGGGCAGAGACGATGTAGCCGCTGCTAATACCGGTACGCCGCAACTCATCGCTTCCAACAAGGGAATTCCGAATCCTTCATACAGGCTCGGCATAACGAAGAGATGCGCAAACGAATACAACTCAACCAGTTCCTCATTTGAG
Proteins encoded in this window:
- a CDS encoding glycosyltransferase family 4 protein, with amino-acid sequence MKVRVFTHPIMYLGGGEIQFLETADALRRKGVDVITTPAYKGPPPDIVHLFGPHGSLYKGIVDYCIDAGIPYVVSTIYASTGTSPLRRTHRKLMVSLMRNGRTSRLLQGRYKWLPELMRGANLLLPNTIAEQELVLDTFRFLDADKFEIIPNAVERKFLHSKGNLFNERYLPEGDFVLNVARLEPRKNQLTLIRAAKKFGFKLIIIGDLSVDPAYVKMCRDEAVNADVSFLGPVTHDDPLLASAYAASHVFCLPSREETPGIAALEAFLAGANIVITKYGGAEQYLGSNASYIDPYDVDDLGKAILSKLNSKRPAQSDREALANKYDWDAVAEKTLHVYKTLLGER
- a CDS encoding WecB/TagA/CpsF family glycosyltransferase — translated: MNFGSERSYTYSEVKMKTTRIQHIAFSQVTKAEVLQLISECVNGACGGGQIVTVNSDILLKSERDKELARIIHNAWLVTPDGTPIIWLSRLIGNPLPERVTGADLVVDICKESEKAGLAIFFLGGNPGVAELAKHRAEEKWHGANIVSTYCPSPEELMDSALSARIVDKINDSGANVLLVGLGAPKQEKWIDRHREEIRPPVLIGVGASFDFLAGTLPRAPKWMQVVGLEWLFRLITEPRRLWRRYLSDFRILKYFFLAFIKSVKGDKT